The Diabrotica undecimpunctata isolate CICGRU chromosome 3, icDiaUnde3, whole genome shotgun sequence genome includes the window CATTTTTGGTGACTCCATCTGGACTTGCCCAGGTCCATTTTCTTTGGGGACTTTTTTTGAAAAAGCTATTCATTGCAAAGAGGCCATTTCGTACCAAGAAACCCAAAAACATTTCGCCTCTTTCATTCTTTGTCCGAATCCGTAGGGACCTATTGCAACTTCGGTCCCGTCCAGTTTACATCCCAACTTCAGTATGCAGAGTATTATTCTTGGGTTGATATCTTTAAGTTGTTGGATATTTTTAGTGTCTCTTATGTATAAGAACTCCAACtcctattttttctttgtttcccataTAGAAAAGTTGATGCCCTGATTTAAGAGTTATACAGTCTTCTTCTTCGCGTCTTACTTCACAGAGTTAGAAGCTAGCATAAGGCAGGGTCGCTAATCCCTGTAGCAGCCTGTCTTCTACTGGGATTGTAGAAAAGTGCTACCTGCTACCTAAGCTAAGTGATATGAGGCAGGAATCCACCAGTCAACTGAGGATTGAACCAGAAGATCCTAAAACTACCAATAATGAAACTGTTGGCCTTCGTTGAGGCCACATCACTTATTCGAGTGTAATGGAAAAAACAAGCTATTGTACAACGACCAAGTGCCAAAGGTTAACTAGTTTTGTGtgaactaagaagaagaagagggaaCTATGGCTATCCAGTCAGTTTTAAATAATGGTTTGTATATAGAAGATCTGCATCTCAACCTTGGTATATCTCGTCATCAAGCTCCATCTAGTTTTCTCTAGTCTTGTAGAGTAGCTTTCATTTGCTCTGCACAGATATCTTGCTCACTGTagacatttaatttttattacaataactacATCTTTGGCTTTAGCTATTTTGTTGTATTTATTGTATAGCTCTAAATTATAGTGATGACATTAAGTTGCATTATGATTATTCCATCATATCCATCAATATTAATAATCTGTTTtcataaacttatatttttaagCGGTATTCTTCAGTTTATCTCTTCCGATTTTATGTTTGTGGTGTTAACTATGCTTACCAGTTACCACTTACAAAATTATAGCTACCAATGTAGCTGTTTTGTCCCATGATTCTGATTCTCTAGTCTGTCCCTGATGTCAAGAGCTTTCTTTTGTTTTCATTGTATGTAGATCATTAGACCCGTATTATCTGGTGCATTTGAGGATGCAGCAAACATCTCCTTCAAGCTACAGATCCTGCATCCTGCAAGGTCCAAGTCATCTGCACATGAAAACATCTGGGTAGAATTATTAAACATTGTAGCTGTGTTGTTAAATTCTGCATCTCTTATAACTTTCTGTAGCACAATTTTAAAAAGTCTGTCCCAGTTCTCTGTTGGTGTTAAATTCTTCAGAATGGCTATTTTGAACTTTTAATTTACATATGATAACATTATTTTGACACTGACATGTTTATCTTGTCAAACTTCCTAGTTTTTCCAAGAATTCCTAATACAACTGGTCTACTGTTGACTGATTAAGTCTGAATTCTTAATGATTTTGACCTAGAATTTCTTTAGAGTATGGGCtcgcaggtaagtaaaaacgcagaaataaagcagccacaaaatataacaataggaaatacaacatagagggggtaaaaatttttatatacttgggatccctagtcacgtctgataataacgttacagAGGAactgaagaggcgaatatttattgcaaataaatgttaccatggcttaattaggcaactaagatcagataacatcggaagaaaaacaaaatgccaaatatataaaaacctaataagaccggtactcacatacggctcaaaaacctggacactcactaaaagagaggaaacgttgttagccaccttcgaaagaaaaatcttgtgacacatatataagggcacaaaagaaaacggaatatggcgaagaagatacaactctgaactatacaaaatataccaggatccggatattataacattcattcaaataggacggctgcgttggataggacatgtagaaagaatggaagaaggcgaaataccaaacaaaatattcaaacagatgccagtaggaaaaagaacaagaggaagaccgaagctgagatacttagaacaaatagaaaatgataacaaccttaaaaataaaaaactggagaaaaaaagcatgaaacagatcagaatggagaagaatcctggaacagccagtgatgatgatgatgggcTCATATGTGTGTACCTATGTTAGAAAGTATATtacaaattatattaaacaagATTGTCTCTTTAATTGTGGTGGCTGTAGCTCAGCAGCCATTTTATTGGCTTAACAATATGGAGGATCTGACTTTATTTATTTGTAGACATTTATAGACAGATATAACATTTATCAGAATGCAATACCATGGCTAATGGCCAAGTGATCTTGTGACAAAAACCTTAAAGACAGCATTTGTgacttctaatttttttttattctgtactTAATCAATAACTTCTCAAGTGCCATGAAAATATTCAAGTAAAGCATTATACTGAGACAAATTAACAAACATATAACACAGTAGTACTGGGgttgtattttctaattgaaTCGAATTTTTTCATATGAGTTAACTTGAATGGAACATTTCGTATACGAATCTGAATGTGTATTTTTGAAAGTCCTTCGAAATGCTATACATGTAAAAGGAGAAGAATTTGCACCAGCAATACTGCAAATTCGaataactaaaactaaaaaaaaagaagaataattgacaATTTTACTTAACTTGTATTATGGTGATTTTGTCATCTAAAAAAATTCGTTTCTTGTAAATTAGCTGAAAGGCGTAAAAAAGAGCGTGAAATATGGTGGTTCAGTGTCGGTAGAACAAAAAAAGAGCCATTTAAGTCTATCAACTCCATTATGTGGGGCTTTTTTAgtcaatttttgaaattgtacatcTGAATAGTTCTGTACAGGGTTAAGAAAGGGATGGTAAACTCTGCCTCTCTGTTGCGCTAATATTTCTGCCTCTACAAAGGCATTAACTATATTTGTTTctattaaaaaactatttaaacaagCCATTGAAAACAAAGTTCAAAAATATTGTATTAATGTAAATTATATTGTATTGTTCAATGTAAAACAATGATTAAAAACTATCAGCTGAAATCTTATCTGACATACACGGGCTCAGTGACAACTGAAATGACAACAATTACTTTGATCATATACTAGCATCAAAATTTGAATGGTTCAGAGCCATTCGAGTCGTAGTACATGAAAAAATTCGTACACGCAGAttcgaaaatacaaaaaactggaTTTCATGCgaatttcttctaatttggtATGCAAAATATGCACGAATGAATTCGAAAATACAACCCCTGAAAAGTAACTACATATTGAATAAACGCtataaaaataactaataaaaggGAAAACACAGTGGTTGACTCATAGtttaaaaacttacaatgaagtaaacaACTTCTAATGtataatagtatatatatatatatatatatatatatatatatatatatatatatatatatatatatataattgaaaTTACCCAAACAGATTAAAAGTTTCAGAATACATCATTAGTAAAAACCTAAAAGTAAGTATTTCCAAGTTAATGGAAATACAGCTAAtacaaagatataaaatgttGACTGTTAAACGAAAGAATGTAGTAAATACTTGAATCATTAGTAATTGAAAGTAGCCACATATTAAGGTCTAATAACCCTTAGATTACATActgcatttattaaattttaaaattcttgaaCTCAAAACAAGAATATGTGTGTCCTGAGAAAGATTGCAGCCAACTGACTGTAAGATCAGGAAGTGAATAAAAGTTTAACAGATTTATGAATGTTCTTGAAGAAGCTTATTTGGAATATTTCCCAGAGAAGAGGTATAAGGTAAAGGCCaatcaaactaataaaattaattgGTATAACAATGACTTAAAAGCTATATGTGATCAACTACACTTTTTAGAACAGCTTAAAAAACAGTATAGGTTACCAGACATTGAGAGGACATATAAAGACTTTAAAACACAATACAAACTTGCAATACATAATGCAAAAATCATGACAAATAACAACATCATCGGGAATTCCAGTAATCCAATAAAGTCTATATGGAAAATCATAAATGAGCATCATGGTGTTAGGAAAAATACTAGCCTAGCTCCTAATATCAGTCCAAATATCTTTAATGATTACTTTTCACAGATAGCATCCAACTTGATTAAAGATATCCGTTTAAAATCTGAATCAAATAGATataattcaaataaatatattaaatcaaTTTTCTTTCTCAGAAGTcacaaaaactaaataaaaatctcTTTATTTTGAGCAATCTTTCAAAATGTGTCTCACTGGAGACTATATGTACTATGTATTCCATTCACATCTTCCATATTCTATCCTTGTCTGGGGTCATGCAGCTGACACTCACAGAGTATTTGGACTGCCTAGGAATGCAGTGAGGGTCTTTGCTGGTTTGGGATTTAGGGAAGACTGCCGTCAGGCTTATGAAAGATTTGGAATTCTTAATGTACCAGCACAGTACATTCTAGAAAACCTTCAATATTCATGAAGAGGAATACCaatatcggtaagatagtttcgaaactaAAAGATAGTTTCATTTTCATTCAGGAATACCAATCTTTATAGAAGCATGGTTATGATACTAGGCACAAACAGAATATGATACCAGCATATTGGTGTTTGAAAAGGTATCAAAATGGACCAGGATATTGggcaataaaatgttttaatgttttgcTTGAAAATATAAGAAACTTGACTGAAAAGGAATTTGAAAATAGAATTAAAACATATTGATACTAAATTCCTTTTATTCAATTCAGGAATACTTACagcataattttaattttaattgagaTTTTGTAAATATTTGACATGtgtaagattttatatttttaacatgaATAAACAGTATTGAGTTTAATTTTAGTTGTTACTTAAATACAGCGTTAGCTGTCTTAAAGGCATTATTGGTTGTAATTAATTTCACTTCCTGATCTTACAGTCAGTTGACTGGTATCTTTCTCAGGACACACCCATTATGTTCCCTTAAAGTAAATTCTTTTAACATCAACCTCATGTcacctaaatttaaaaaattcaatatGTAATCTAAAGGTTATGTGACCCTAATGTGTGGATAGTTTCAATTACTAATAATGTAAGTATTTGTCACATTTTTTCAGTTCACCAGGCAACATTTTACatctttttattaattataattaatgtggaaataattttaggttttcactgatgatggtctaaTAAGACCAAAATTTTTAACcatttggataattttaattttcaaaaaaaatataggTACATAgtaattttggtgttacagaagaatcctacgaatataatagattcaaagaatgtcaaacgtggaagtataTAGAATGATATGAAATGGGgcagaaataatattaactatcaaaagacgaaaacttgagtacttaggacatgtgatgagagggcaaaaatacgcattattacaacttattatgcaaggcaaaatccgaggaaagcaaaatgtgggaagacgaagaatatcctggcttaaaaactcaagggaatggtttgaatgcagtagtacagaactttttagagcagctgtcaacagagtccgcatagccatgatgatttccaaccttcgatagaagatggaacttaaagaagaagacatAGTACTACCTACATTGGATAAAATAATATCAACCTACACATTGTTACTATTTCCCTCACCTGAGTCTTCCTCTGGTTCATTCTTTAAGTTTTCCAGATTTATGGAGGTGGAAAGCTGACTCTCTATATATTCTTGGTCTAATTCAAAAGACTCTTTCttaatttcagtttttatttccaTAGCTGATAAAAAATAGGAATTATATCACATAGTTTAGTATACTGAaaccaaatttttaatatttgtctTACCTGAGTTATCTTCATCTGGTTCATTCTTCAAATCCCCAAGATCTGTTGATGTAGATAAGGGACTCACTACATATCTTGGATCACATTTAACAAACTTTTCATTAATTTCAACTTTAAATTCCATAGCTAACAAATTAAAAGTTCGGGAATTATTTAGCataaaaaaagctaaaattttaatgttttctttgaaCAATATTGAATATTCAAAATGTAaccaacaaacaaataataaataatattatcaaagaatatagacgcttatagaagaattgttcaaatgggcgatttggttacggtttatacttcaaaacactcctcctgagggtggctgcataaactcaaAGCGTGGCGCCGTGGcgaaaatttcataatgaaatatgtagttagggggaagtgggaaaggagtacgaacaggtaactttgcatctacgccTAAACAAATTTTATCTAGAAATGTATGACATTTACTAAAATATCATCTTcataactgatttttttattcatatatgaatgaatgaataaattATTGGTTTCAAAAATGAAACCAAATGTTAACTTAGTGTTTAATTACTACATAGTATATTCAACTAAATAATATtcttttcattatatatatatatatatatatatatatatatatatatatataggtatatatatatatatatatatatatatatatatatatatatacctatatatatatatatatatatacctatatatatatatatatatatatacctatatatatatatatatatatatatacctatatatatatatatatatatatatatatatatatatacctatatatatatatatatacctatatatatatatatatatatatatatatacctatatatatatatatatatatatatatatatatatatatatatatatacctatatatatatatatacctatatatatatatatatacctatatatatatatatatatatatatatatatatatatatatatatatatatatatatatataagagtaagaaaaaagaagtgcttgtgactcgtttggaaaaaatatataaatatgttttcgATTGGTTGGAGTCAATAAACGGGGCTAGTatgtaactattttttatctcgagctttcaattgtgtttccaatcattttcaagagctgctaaaaaatacaaaatatcttacaaagttgaactagaaaaaaaaatattaactcaccaaatgaaataaaatatttatatatctcTATATGTATATCGAcatttgttaaaataaatgttaaagatatattaaaaaacaaaaaaagtaaaataaaaatatatgagaaattataaacgTTTTAAAGGTAAGAATAGTAGATAGTTTAAAAACCTTTTATGTATAAATATTGCTGCTCTTAGCTAATATTAATTTGCTTATAACAATGTTAATAATGTTTAATTAATTTGTAATAATAGGCAAGTTAATATTACTCAGCGGGAACCAAGCGAGAAGGTAGCAGTTATCTCCCACCAGGATGGTAAGGAATATACTCAGAGTCCAAAAGTTAGGCATCctatgtatataaaaatttactatttgattaattaatattttttcgaAATACGTCAAGTggattaaaaaagtataaaacGATGGATTCAcactttttcaatattttaaagatccaaaaaagatgatttttcaaaatacttttgaACTCTGAGTGTAAGGATAATAAAGGAGAGAAGGACGATAAGAAAGGAGAGAAGGGATGTGTTATTGTTCAATATGATCATAAATTAAACTGATTAAATATGTGCAGAAATATCAATAAAGAAAGAAACTTATTGGCGATTAAATATATGCAGTATACATTCAAGAGAAATATCGCTTTCAAAATGGATTATTtgccataaaaataaattatcgggaaaaacgaaaggcagaatttacaaaacagtcatcagaccaataatgacacacgcggcagaaacaagatctgacacagagaagacaaaaaggatattagaaacagcagagataaaaacacttggaaaaattggtGGTAAGACATTATGGGACAGacctagaagtacagatatacgtcgtagatgcaaggtggagaacatcaagaactgggtaagaaatagaagagtagaatggaacgaacatataagccgaatggcaacaaaaagagtagtaaagacggcaagagacggttccccaataggaagacgatcagtaggaagaccacgaaaacgatggaacgacaacttactggaggcgcattgaaaaacagacagactcATGTCGATATAaaaataaagaggaagaagaaaaataaattcttagactatatttttttttatttttgttagtttttatgttttttttttgttttttttgttttttttattaatgttgtcaaatatttctgaaaaaaaaaggGTATTAGTAATATTATgaaaaggaaaaataataatatttaaaatattaatgacAAAAAAGCAATTCTGTGTATAACTTAAAATATGAAGCAGTGAAATAAAAgcattaaaaaaatcgaaaaattaggTAAGGTATTGaagaaaataaactaaaaattgttaTAGGAATgtatatttaagaaatttttattctaaaattgaTATTGCTTTTTTACATTACCTATTGATGTctcattttttaaagtttttgattTGGCTTATCACTACTAGCAATTTTAGATTTTCTAGCTCTTCTAATATCTCGATTATCTTTATTAATCCATTTTAAATTATTGAATATCATAACTCTAACAAAAAATTCTAATAACCGTTGTCGATGTGATTTACAAGAGTCATCAATGTTTAAAAATGATGGAttgatttcatttaatttttttttatagcatTTAAAATCAACTTACTGACATTTTCCAAAtaacaaacatttttaaactCAACATCAAAAATATCAAGTGAAATACGTATTACTTCTGCAAATTCATCTGTAGGTACGCAAAGATTACCAAGTTCGTTACTATTTTGAGAAACTTTATaagctttaaaaaataataaaagatctGTCATTgaaacaaaattaacatttttacgAACAAAATAATTTTCACACGTTTCACAATTAGTTTTTTTTAGACATTTGTATGCAAAATATCCGGCAAGGTACTTAACTGAATTGAGATAAAGAGAAGTTGAGCCAGTCGAAGATGCATTATGTGATACTCTTTCAAatattgataaacattttaaactcgTTTCTGAAAGTTCCTCATTGATGGTCAGATTTGTATCAAATGATTTACAATCAAAAACTTCATTCAAGCTAGATGTACTACCTAATTCATCTTCGACAAACTCATCAACTTCCTTATAAGATATTATCGAATCATCACTATCGCTATTACAATCTTGTGCATCTGAAAACCGCGAGCATTTGTTTAAAGGGTCATtagaataaatagtatttttaatatttgcatCATGTTTTTCTGACATTTCATCCCCTGTATCCATAAAAGCGCAATCTTCTAAATCAATTACAGAATCAATACGTTTATTATTAAAGCTTATTTGTCCatcatttttttctttcatttcatttaattcatttttaataaatttttgtaaatcAATTAAATTCGGAATTGCTAGTAGCGATATAGTTTCGTCAGCTTTGCAATTAGTTAATTTAGAAACAGATGTTAAATTAGCATACATTGTATATTGTAAATTTTGCCTTAATTGCATCGCAGTTGGATTTGAATTATAACCAGATCTATGTCTAAGCGTTCCGAATAAATTCTCTAACGGATCTTGGTTAAGCCGTGAAGTTAATAAATATTCATTACCCTCTTTTTTCATTTCGTCCCACTGCATTAAAACACtattaattgttagataaaaaccATTAAAAGAGGGTGGGTTAGTTTCAATATCTTTACATTTCCATGATTTAATCCAAATTCTTAAATGATTCTTTAAATAGTTTTCAACTTGGATATTAAAATGAGATAATGGTTTACGTAGGGGAACTGCAGAAGTTCATTTTGACCTCAGATAGGAGCCTTATCAAGTGCTTGCTCCAGTTTGTTAAGGATCAAATTTGCTTGAGCCCGATCTAGTTGAGTAACAGGATGGTGCCTGTGTGCTACCACTTTTGTCAGGGTGCTTTATGACCTAGTCTGCTCGTTAGAGCACCTTGAGTTCTTAGCAACTCTGTTACGAGGGGGTTGATGGTATTCTCCCGAAGTGTCTTTTTATCGTCGGGTGTTGCTGATTTGGATTTCTAAGGATTTGCTATGGTCTATGTCCCAGCAgccatttttgcctttttcttATCTTCCTTTGTTGAGCTCTAGTGAGGAGTTATTTGAGACttacgtatttattttttaatttaaaaatccgaaattatacttcacaatttcgaattctccaattgtaaaaaataattctttggtgTATTTGTTAAAAAGCAATCCTAGCGTACTATCAAGATCAGGAATTGTTTTTTGATCAAAACACCTTACAATTTTTTGAGCTTTCTCTCCCGGTGattgacttttaattaattttatttatagtttataaaaagagagttttaattatattatttgtagatttgtacattatttcaattaaaaatttgaatcataataatttttctaaaaagattaattaattaaaagttaaaacaatattattttctctaaaaaattttataaaacgcaaaaatttaatcctattctacgaccacgcggcatctatatataaaaatatctaaagttgcatttattgccccactctttcatattttagaagcaatagTAGAGCCACAGTGACATgaccgctccttagtggtaccaTGTGCAACACGTGCGTTCCACTAGTCCCACTTTTCTTTTTCTATGTCTCACTTTTTGCTAactttcaaaaataacagtgaacaattcttctaatattctttgatattatATTATAGTTCTTAGTTCTAGTCTTCTTTTTATCTACCTTCTGTCGAACTCATTGAACTGTCACTAGGTAGTTGAAGATCACATATATTCTTCTTGCTACATACTCCCCTTTTGGATCAAAAAACCGACCAGGCTCCAGGCTGTGAATGCTGTGATCAGCTTTGCCAAAGCCAAAACACTCTAGAAAAAAATCGTcagaattatatttaaaaaatcattagAAATCGTGAGATTTTCCGAATTCAATAAAAGATTCTTATTAGGGGGTAAGAATGAGAAAAAAACGAGATCCATAATAAATACGTGTATATTTTTGCAACTAAAATAAGAAATatattagaaaaacttaaaaaaaaaaatccaacaaaAAAACATACCTTTTTTACTGAACGTGACCCAAGTCCACTTTTTTTCCCAGTCCAGTTTGTATTTTTGTTGGtaaacaattttctttttttttactaggAGGAGATCCAACAATACTTTCGTCACTATCAGCAATTTTGTAAATCGCTTATGCACTGGTTTTAATAATACAATTTATCACAATTTAACACAGCTTCTAAAAGTAACCTTATAAAACTGACAACTGACGGCCAAACCAAAGAAAACAGCGACAAGCGTAATgcaaccatcgagcaaaaagacaaaagagggaatctaatcgttatgaaaaggcgaccaaaaaagtggcctctgatggcggacatatccggaaatgcgaatgcgccaaatttaaattttccgacacttattaacagtagctataaaatagttttcagaatgtgtcttagacgagaaaattttaattaaatattaacgataacagtctaaaatgtgaaacaattgttaaaaaacttcaatataaataagatttcatgtgacagttgggacaaataataacataacccaactaaatttgatttcttaaacaaggaaagactctatttccttgtttaatttggcctctcaagatggcacttcctgtataacaatatttttgcccccactacctttacattccctcttttgtctttttgctcgatgaatGCAACGCGCGCGCGGTAATATTTGTAACTGGTACAAGAGCGGGACTTCCCCGAATTCTGATTCAAT containing:
- the LOC140435567 gene encoding uncharacterized protein translates to MQWDEMKKEGNEYLLTSRLNQDPLENLFGTLRHRSGYNSNPTAMQLRQNLQYTMYANLTSVSKLTNCKADETISLLAIPNLIDLQKFIKNELNEMKEKNDGQISFNNKRIDSVIDLEDCAFMDTGDEMSEKHDANIKNTIYSNDPLNKCSRFSDAQDCNSDSDDSIISYKEVDEFVEDELGSTSSLNEVFDCKSFDTNLTINEELSETSLKCLSIFERVSHNASSTGSTSLYLNSVKYLAGYFAYKCLKKTNCETCENYFVRKNVNFVSMTDLLLFFKAYKVSQNSNELGNLCVPTDEFAEVIRISLDIFDVEFKNVCYLENVSKLILNAIKKN